In Lachnospiraceae bacterium, one DNA window encodes the following:
- a CDS encoding RpiB/LacA/LacB family sugar-phosphate isomerase, producing MKIAFGCDKNGLEYKNKLIEHAKKIGIEVIDVGTKEYIPCDSPYFAAKVGKLVSSGECDYGILICGTGTGIAIAANKIKGAMCGVGYSDEETRLMREHNDANIIAFGQDHMGYKDVQKRFDIFVSTPFSGLKHQAARIQQIKDIEEGKEIELTPILNPNWK from the coding sequence ATGAAGATTGCATTTGGATGCGATAAAAATGGGTTGGAATATAAAAACAAGTTAATTGAACATGCAAAAAAAATAGGGATTGAAGTAATTGATGTAGGCACAAAGGAATATATACCATGTGATAGTCCGTACTTTGCTGCTAAAGTTGGCAAACTAGTTTCCTCAGGAGAGTGTGACTATGGCATTTTGATATGTGGCACTGGGACTGGAATTGCGATAGCTGCTAATAAAATTAAAGGAGCGATGTGCGGAGTTGGGTATAGTGATGAAGAAACAAGGTTGATGAGAGAACATAATGATGCAAATATTATTGCCTTTGGTCAAGATCATATGGGTTACAAGGATGTTCAGAAGAGATTTGATATTTTTGTGTCTACTCCATTCAGTGGTTTAAAACATCAGGCCGCTAGAATACAACAAATTAAAGATATTGAAGAAGGAAAAGAAATTGAATTAACGCCAATTCTAAATCCGAATTGGAAATAA
- a CDS encoding 2-C-methyl-D-erythritol 4-phosphate cytidylyltransferase: MKNIALIIAGGVGARMHQDIPKQFIHVHDKPVIVYTLEQFQKHPNIDAIEVVCLDGWHDILRAYAKQFGITKLENIVSGGETGLQSIRKGLYDLQKRYHDDDDIVLIHDAIRPMVSPDIISDNIRVCREKGNAITVVPCTSVMLKTMDSITSNDQVPRDNLKITQTPQTFYLNDILAAHKEAIEKGINDSIASCSLYVELGRELYLSLGEEKNIKLTTSEDIEIFTALLESSRPEWLRK; this comes from the coding sequence ATGAAAAATATTGCTTTAATTATTGCTGGAGGCGTTGGCGCTAGAATGCATCAGGACATTCCTAAGCAGTTTATACATGTGCATGATAAGCCTGTTATCGTTTATACACTTGAACAGTTTCAAAAACATCCGAACATTGATGCTATTGAGGTTGTATGTCTTGATGGATGGCATGATATCCTACGTGCATATGCAAAACAGTTTGGCATTACTAAACTTGAAAATATTGTTAGTGGCGGTGAAACAGGACTTCAGTCGATTCGAAAAGGTCTTTATGATCTGCAAAAAAGATATCATGATGATGATGACATTGTCCTAATTCATGACGCAATTAGACCAATGGTTAGCCCTGATATTATTTCTGACAATATTCGTGTTTGTCGTGAAAAGGGAAATGCAATTACTGTTGTACCTTGCACTTCTGTAATGCTGAAAACAATGGATAGTATTACATCAAACGATCAAGTTCCTAGAGATAATTTAAAGATTACACAAACGCCACAGACTTTTTATTTGAATGATATTTTAGCGGCTCACAAAGAAGCAATTGAAAAAGGAATAAATGACTCAATTGCATCATGCTCTTTGTATGTTGAATTGGGACGTGAGTTATATCTGTCTCTTGGAGAGGAGAAAAATATAAAGCTTACAACATCAGAAGATATTGAAATATTTACAGCTTTACTTGAATCCTCACGACCGGAATGGTTACGAAAGTAA
- a CDS encoding CDP-glycerol glycerophosphotransferase family protein: protein MSSHYFDDIAKKYYGVKEENIAICGQPRTDVMFKNNPIYKELKKYKKIVIWMPTFRKSTLMGYSNTSRDLVIPILNSDDFKDINDWLGKKGVCVLVKLHPMQDISSFENLNLSNLYLLSHLEFVAKGWDLYRLIGQSDALITDYSSVFYDFMLLNRPMAFTVDDYDDYKDNRGFAVQDPDYLTPGYKIKTKADFKNFIVDIENGIDKFEEPRKEVNKLVNTFNDGKQCERVLALSKIE from the coding sequence ATGTCATCGCATTATTTTGATGATATTGCAAAAAAGTATTATGGAGTTAAAGAAGAAAATATCGCCATATGTGGACAACCTCGTACGGATGTTATGTTTAAGAATAACCCTATATATAAGGAACTAAAAAAATACAAAAAAATTGTTATTTGGATGCCGACATTTCGAAAATCAACACTTATGGGATATTCGAATACTTCTAGAGATTTGGTAATTCCCATACTTAATAGTGATGATTTTAAAGATATAAATGATTGGCTTGGAAAAAAAGGGGTATGTGTATTAGTTAAGCTACACCCTATGCAAGATATTTCTTCTTTTGAGAACCTCAATTTAAGTAATCTATACTTATTAAGCCATCTGGAATTTGTTGCCAAAGGATGGGATTTATATAGACTTATTGGTCAGAGTGATGCTTTAATTACGGATTACTCTTCTGTATTTTATGATTTTATGCTTCTTAATCGTCCTATGGCATTCACCGTGGATGATTATGATGACTACAAAGATAACAGAGGATTCGCTGTACAAGATCCTGATTATCTCACACCCGGTTATAAGATTAAAACCAAAGCAGATTTTAAGAACTTTATTGTTGACATAGAGAATGGCATAGATAAATTTGAAGAACCAAGAAAAGAAGTTAATAAATTAGTCAATACATTTAATGATGGAAAACAATGCGAAAGAGTACTTGCATTGTCCAAAATAGAGTGA
- a CDS encoding tyrosine-type recombinase/integrase has translation MIFNLEQQQLYTSRFLNALSVERNLSTKTLLAYRCDINGLLTWFDSQNFTNINDSSISSYFLYLQKERSLQAKSIRRKYVALGQYFHFLKLEYNINEIFFRFTSRKFHIPRNLPKTLSNQEIKNLISVSAAEYQDSISDYKRRLNTRNMCIIELLFCLGLRIGEAASLNLDDYCQEDCTILIRGKGSRERLLFISSPIVCQKLNLWIQTRMEMSPTTTALFINRYGNRLSIYSIENIFYKYRDLSNINPNATPHYLRHSFATQLLNNGAGIRDVQELLGHSSIVTTQIYTEISTARKKEVLMKYNGRNRLGME, from the coding sequence ATGATCTTCAATCTTGAACAACAACAGCTTTACACATCCAGATTTCTCAATGCTCTCTCTGTAGAACGTAATCTCTCCACTAAAACACTTCTGGCCTATCGCTGTGATATAAACGGCCTTCTGACCTGGTTTGATTCCCAAAATTTTACAAATATCAATGACTCTTCTATTTCTTCCTATTTTCTGTACTTACAAAAAGAACGCAGCCTGCAGGCAAAATCCATCCGCCGGAAATACGTCGCTTTAGGCCAATACTTCCATTTCTTAAAACTGGAATACAATATCAACGAAATCTTTTTCCGCTTTACATCCCGTAAATTCCACATCCCCAGAAATCTTCCAAAAACCTTAAGCAATCAGGAAATCAAAAACCTTATATCCGTTTCAGCAGCAGAATACCAGGATTCCATTTCCGACTACAAGCGCCGCCTGAACACCCGCAATATGTGTATCATCGAACTGCTCTTCTGCCTGGGACTTCGCATTGGCGAAGCCGCTTCCCTGAACCTGGATGACTACTGCCAGGAAGACTGTACTATCCTGATCCGCGGAAAAGGCAGCCGGGAACGGCTGTTATTCATCTCATCTCCCATTGTATGCCAGAAATTAAACCTGTGGATACAGACCCGTATGGAAATGTCCCCCACTACCACTGCCCTCTTTATCAACCGGTATGGAAATCGCCTGAGCATCTACAGCATCGAAAACATATTTTATAAATACCGCGACCTGTCCAATATCAACCCAAATGCCACACCCCACTATCTGAGACACAGCTTTGCAACCCAGCTTTTAAACAATGGCGCCGGTATACGGGATGTCCAGGAATTGCTGGGACACAGCAGTATTGTCACCACTCAGATCTATACAGAAATCTCCACTGCGCGAAAAAAAGAAGTCTTGATGAAATATAACGGACGGAACCGATTGGGGATGGAATAA
- a CDS encoding type II toxin-antitoxin system HicB family antitoxin — MSSMLEYKGYHASVEYDAEDNIFVGEVFGITDSLNFHGSSVEELKEMFHQSIDNYLSLCEKIGKNPDKEFKGTFNIRISPEMHKKAALEAARQKITLNQYITQAIKQSFEPKEPTKEMIIYMPYELKQSIWHGYSDTNLTSLYKNEPTWSKKESFKYAGN; from the coding sequence ATGAGTTCGATGCTAGAATATAAAGGGTACCACGCATCTGTAGAATATGATGCAGAAGATAATATATTTGTGGGAGAAGTATTTGGCATTACTGATTCTTTAAATTTTCATGGTTCATCCGTAGAAGAATTAAAAGAGATGTTCCATCAATCTATTGACAATTACTTAAGTTTATGCGAAAAAATAGGGAAAAATCCTGACAAAGAATTTAAGGGAACTTTTAACATAAGAATATCCCCTGAAATGCATAAAAAAGCCGCATTAGAAGCTGCCAGGCAAAAAATAACTTTAAACCAATACATTACACAGGCAATCAAACAATCCTTTGAACCAAAAGAACCAACTAAAGAAATGATCATCTACATGCCATATGAATTGAAACAATCAATATGGCATGGGTATTCAGACACAAATCTTACATCACTATACAAAAATGAACCAACATGGTCAAAAAAGGAGAGTTTCAAATATGCAGGAAACTAA
- a CDS encoding type II toxin-antitoxin system HicA family toxin: protein MSKKDDLLKKLCRKPSPKNFTTRELDALMRLCDCEKFSGGRGSGIGFVHNKTLKILQFDQPHPGNELYQYQIKKTIQFLKDIEEITNNNP from the coding sequence ATGTCTAAAAAAGATGACCTATTAAAAAAATTATGTCGAAAACCAAGTCCGAAAAACTTCACTACCAGAGAACTTGATGCATTGATGCGTCTGTGTGACTGTGAGAAATTTTCTGGCGGAAGAGGTTCTGGAATTGGTTTTGTACATAACAAAACCTTAAAAATACTACAATTTGACCAGCCTCATCCTGGAAATGAATTGTACCAATACCAGATCAAAAAAACGATACAATTCTTAAAGGATATTGAGGAGATAACAAATAATAATCCTTAA
- a CDS encoding sugar transferase: MYQKRRNMENMLIWLIDIFCILCSGALAFGIRYGRLYGAFQHGDQVWLVVTMCLLYILINVFVNFNHHFFRRGYFDELVSVVRLEIALSICWIVLLYAMHRSTELSRLVFCYFVVSDTILMYIGRICFKQYMTRVYKYSKYSSHLLLVTSSGKAGALIDNLIAYKEWNRMLSGLVFLDKDETGMEFMGYPVVASKETLLDYVIHNEIDEVFIAYTDGIRSDILKEWVSELEQMGVIVDVNIDAFDLLSHGNKNLNQVGKYAVVTFARNVISTRQLILKRLLDIAGALVGMVILGVATILVAPAIKLESPGPVFFGQTRIGKNGRRFTFYKFRSMYQDAEQRKKELMAKNEVHGLMFKMENDPRITKVGRFIRKTSIDELPQFWNILKGDMSLVGTRPPTVDEFERYEAKHKCRLSMTPGLTGLWQVSGRSDIKDFDEVVQLDMQYIDNWSILKDIKILLLTVGIVITGKGSR, encoded by the coding sequence ATGTACCAAAAGCGAAGAAATATGGAAAATATGCTGATCTGGCTGATCGATATTTTCTGCATTTTGTGCAGCGGTGCTCTGGCTTTCGGGATCCGGTATGGAAGACTATATGGAGCCTTTCAGCATGGAGACCAGGTATGGCTGGTAGTGACCATGTGCCTGCTGTACATATTAATTAACGTATTTGTAAATTTTAATCATCACTTTTTCAGAAGAGGCTATTTTGATGAACTGGTAAGTGTAGTCAGGCTGGAAATAGCATTGTCTATTTGCTGGATCGTCCTTCTTTATGCGATGCATAGAAGTACGGAGCTGTCCAGACTGGTATTTTGTTATTTTGTTGTATCTGATACGATCCTTATGTATATAGGAAGGATCTGCTTCAAGCAGTATATGACCCGTGTTTATAAATACAGCAAATACAGTAGCCATCTGCTGCTTGTGACCAGCTCTGGCAAAGCAGGGGCATTGATCGACAATCTGATCGCTTATAAGGAATGGAACCGTATGCTCAGTGGCCTGGTATTTCTGGATAAGGATGAAACCGGTATGGAGTTTATGGGTTATCCGGTGGTGGCTTCGAAAGAAACGCTGCTGGATTATGTGATCCATAATGAGATCGATGAAGTATTTATTGCTTATACAGATGGGATCAGGAGTGATATTTTAAAGGAATGGGTTTCTGAATTGGAGCAGATGGGCGTTATTGTAGATGTAAATATTGATGCCTTTGATCTGTTAAGCCATGGAAATAAGAATTTAAACCAGGTAGGAAAATATGCAGTCGTTACTTTTGCCAGAAATGTTATTTCTACAAGGCAGTTGATCCTGAAGCGGTTGTTGGATATTGCAGGTGCGCTGGTTGGTATGGTGATCCTTGGAGTTGCTACTATTCTTGTTGCACCGGCTATTAAATTGGAATCTCCGGGGCCAGTATTTTTTGGGCAGACCCGTATTGGAAAGAATGGACGCCGTTTTACGTTTTATAAGTTCCGTTCTATGTATCAGGATGCAGAACAGCGCAAGAAGGAACTGATGGCAAAGAATGAAGTTCATGGCCTGATGTTTAAGATGGAAAATGACCCCCGCATTACAAAAGTGGGCAGATTTATCCGAAAGACCAGTATTGATGAGCTTCCGCAGTTCTGGAATATTTTAAAAGGTGATATGAGCCTGGTGGGAACAAGGCCGCCGACCGTGGATGAGTTTGAGCGTTATGAAGCAAAGCATAAGTGCCGTCTGAGTATGACTCCTGGACTTACTGGCTTATGGCAGGTAAGTGGCCGCAGTGATATTAAGGATTTTGATGAAGTAGTGCAGCTTGATATGCAGTATATTGACAACTGGAGCATTTTAAAGGATATTAAGATCCTTTTGCTGACAGTGGGAATTGTTATTACCGGTAAAGGTTCCAGATGA
- a CDS encoding YfhO family protein, whose protein sequence is MTRKTKTVLYSAVFMITSISMVVLCYLKGIVPFGSKGSMAIMDAQIQYLDFFAYLKDVLNGTQKIGYTFNRTLGGNNIAVFAYYLSSPFNLLVAFFRKDQLQAFFTVIVILKLSMASMTCSIFLRNRFKNLEIAVVMALSLGYGMMQYNIAQASNIMWLDGVYMLPLILLGVHQLVNENKKALLMAAAGIALVFNWYSAAIDFLFSVIWFMYEVLLITPVERSNIKKMVDHIVRYCIAMGTALMIGAFLFLPAALAMSDGKGNVEWIPILGIYGWGNIFSFIQRFELGSRSEYGSVSLYCGSLAVIGCIAYMLCKKIDRNKKILHSILIVFVLSLFYIPVFVWGFSLLKVVGSYWYRYSYIGIITLIVIAAEFFSVKDQETNTRALMWKATAVAVLVLFFMEYVKPLGKPFNVYMTVLAFIATMLFTDILFWTKRVSVKRIVIFLMAVTVSTELVYNAKLIMTLDGGVEHFTQYAEDEMKLIGQLQQQDGGFYRINQTSTRDVDGNKLTANYNEGIAYNYKSISGYTSDPDRNQLLFMKQMGYAIGGDVMNVVNTSVLGADSILGVKYVLSSYDIPGLKKLENIEPGNGKSVYYNPYALPVAFTYESSNMLPDSEEKDEFLYQNQLFSYLSGQNVQVNKRIEAEPKADSNTVGYDVKHMDDPVYGYFNMKDKDGGKVYVDDQYVTLYNTWLCPRVVYIPQQPDAPSTHVHIDGDNMENRVESACFYYTDLNELEKVIQKIQDRREDGLLIQDGSITGTVKNPQNLDRLYLSVPYDKGWSVKVNGKKIKPELVGNCMMSLPLENGENTIEMRYHVPGLKAGICLSVVGAAAWAVIWWKERKNNITEK, encoded by the coding sequence ATGACAAGGAAAACAAAGACAGTATTATATAGCGCAGTATTTATGATCACATCCATTTCTATGGTGGTCTTATGCTATTTAAAGGGGATCGTCCCTTTTGGAAGCAAGGGATCTATGGCGATCATGGATGCTCAGATCCAGTATCTGGATTTTTTTGCATATTTAAAGGATGTGTTAAATGGAACTCAAAAAATAGGCTATACTTTTAACCGGACATTGGGTGGAAATAATATAGCTGTATTTGCCTATTATCTGTCTTCTCCGTTTAATCTTCTGGTAGCTTTTTTTAGAAAAGATCAGCTGCAGGCATTTTTTACTGTAATAGTAATTTTAAAATTGTCTATGGCTTCTATGACCTGCAGTATTTTTTTAAGAAATCGTTTTAAAAATCTTGAAATTGCAGTCGTAATGGCATTGTCCCTGGGATATGGCATGATGCAGTATAATATTGCACAGGCAAGTAATATTATGTGGCTGGATGGCGTGTATATGCTCCCATTGATCTTATTGGGAGTACACCAGCTTGTAAATGAAAATAAAAAGGCACTTCTTATGGCTGCAGCAGGAATTGCTTTGGTGTTTAACTGGTATTCCGCTGCTATTGATTTTCTGTTCTCTGTTATCTGGTTTATGTATGAGGTGCTGCTTATAACACCTGTTGAAAGATCAAACATTAAAAAGATGGTGGATCATATCGTTCGCTATTGTATTGCTATGGGAACTGCTTTAATGATCGGGGCATTTCTTTTTCTTCCGGCAGCGCTGGCTATGTCAGATGGAAAAGGCAATGTAGAGTGGATCCCTATTTTGGGGATCTATGGATGGGGAAATATTTTCTCTTTTATCCAGAGATTTGAATTGGGTTCCAGAAGTGAATATGGAAGTGTTTCTTTATATTGCGGAAGCTTGGCTGTGATCGGCTGTATAGCTTATATGTTATGCAAAAAGATTGATAGAAATAAAAAAATTCTTCACAGTATACTGATCGTATTTGTATTATCATTATTTTATATTCCGGTGTTTGTCTGGGGATTTAGCCTGTTGAAGGTAGTAGGAAGCTATTGGTATCGGTATTCTTATATTGGAATCATTACGCTGATCGTGATAGCTGCTGAATTTTTTTCTGTTAAAGATCAGGAAACGAATACAAGGGCATTGATGTGGAAGGCAACAGCAGTGGCGGTTCTTGTATTATTTTTTATGGAATATGTGAAACCGCTGGGAAAACCGTTTAATGTCTATATGACAGTGCTTGCTTTTATTGCAACAATGCTTTTTACAGATATTCTTTTCTGGACGAAAAGGGTGTCTGTTAAAAGAATCGTGATATTTTTGATGGCGGTCACTGTATCTACGGAACTTGTCTATAATGCTAAACTGATCATGACTTTAGATGGTGGAGTAGAACACTTTACCCAATATGCGGAAGATGAGATGAAATTGATCGGCCAATTGCAGCAGCAGGATGGAGGCTTTTACAGAATAAATCAAACAAGCACGAGAGATGTAGATGGAAATAAACTGACTGCCAATTATAATGAGGGAATTGCATACAATTATAAATCTATTTCCGGTTATACTTCAGATCCAGATCGAAATCAGCTCCTTTTTATGAAACAGATGGGATATGCTATTGGTGGAGATGTTATGAATGTTGTAAATACATCTGTTTTGGGAGCAGACAGTATTCTGGGAGTGAAGTATGTACTTTCATCTTATGATATTCCTGGATTGAAAAAGTTAGAGAACATTGAACCGGGAAATGGAAAGTCTGTGTATTATAACCCTTATGCATTGCCTGTGGCATTTACATATGAGTCATCTAATATGTTACCGGATTCAGAGGAAAAGGATGAGTTCTTGTACCAGAATCAGCTATTTAGTTATTTGTCAGGACAAAATGTACAGGTAAATAAAAGAATCGAGGCAGAGCCAAAGGCAGATTCCAATACGGTAGGTTATGATGTGAAGCATATGGATGATCCGGTATATGGATATTTCAATATGAAGGATAAGGATGGTGGTAAGGTCTATGTAGATGATCAGTATGTGACTCTTTACAATACCTGGCTCTGTCCAAGAGTTGTATATATTCCTCAGCAGCCGGATGCACCTTCTACTCATGTGCATATTGATGGTGACAATATGGAAAACCGGGTGGAAAGTGCCTGCTTTTATTATACTGATCTGAATGAGCTGGAAAAGGTGATACAAAAAATCCAGGACAGAAGGGAAGATGGCTTGCTGATCCAGGATGGCTCTATTACAGGAACAGTTAAGAATCCCCAGAATCTGGACCGGTTATATTTATCCGTTCCTTATGATAAGGGATGGTCTGTTAAGGTAAATGGGAAGAAGATAAAGCCGGAACTGGTTGGTAACTGTATGATGTCCTTACCATTAGAAAATGGCGAAAATACCATTGAGATGAGGTATCATGTTCCGGGCTTGAAGGCGGGAATCTGTCTTTCTGTTGTCGGAGCAGCTGCATGGGCGGTTATATGGTGGAAGGAAAGAAAAAATAATATAACTGAAAAATAA
- a CDS encoding transposase, which produces MFRPNQNYLTYFPNAELPISDYRSTRSSCLRAGAFIVMRKIIKDYKLEEILGMYFKDRDLGLFLDLAVYSIITEDNASQYYPDYAYNHPLFTQNMKIYSDSTVSAFLQSVTEDQNAGFLNEWNGSRNHREKKYISYDSTNKNSQAGDVEIVEYGKPKVDIGFPVFNYAVGYDVNNREPLFYEKYPGSIVDISQLKLMLNKAQGYGYKKVGFILDRGYFSKQNIEHMDKCGYSFIIMAKYFSTRLIDYIFARSIGRRKKDESYLTRKCK; this is translated from the coding sequence ATGTTCCGGCCAAACCAGAACTATCTGACGTACTTTCCAAATGCAGAGCTGCCAATCTCTGATTACCGAAGCACAAGAAGCAGTTGTCTGCGTGCCGGTGCTTTTATTGTGATGAGAAAGATTATAAAGGACTATAAACTGGAAGAAATACTGGGAATGTATTTCAAGGATCGTGATCTTGGTCTTTTTCTGGATCTTGCAGTGTATTCCATAATTACAGAAGATAATGCAAGTCAGTATTATCCGGATTACGCTTACAATCACCCGTTGTTTACACAAAATATGAAGATATACAGCGATTCTACAGTTTCTGCTTTTCTCCAGTCAGTCACGGAAGATCAGAATGCCGGTTTTCTGAATGAATGGAACGGTTCCAGAAATCATCGTGAAAAAAAATATATATCCTACGATTCCACAAACAAAAACAGCCAGGCTGGTGATGTCGAGATCGTAGAGTATGGAAAGCCCAAGGTTGATATAGGATTTCCTGTATTTAACTATGCCGTGGGATATGATGTGAATAACCGGGAACCCTTATTCTATGAAAAATATCCGGGTAGTATTGTAGATATATCGCAGCTCAAACTGATGCTGAATAAGGCACAGGGATATGGATATAAGAAAGTTGGTTTTATTTTGGACCGCGGATATTTCTCGAAACAGAACATCGAGCACATGGATAAATGTGGATATAGCTTTATTATCATGGCAAAATATTTTAGTACCAGACTCATTGATTACATTTTTGCGAGATCGATTGGAAGAAGAAAAAAGGATGAAAGCTATCTCACCAGGAAGTGTAAGTAA
- a CDS encoding ATP/GTP-binding protein, translating into MLIRFNVKNFLSFAEREDGGSEEFSMIAGKVRNKKEHVYDNEKIKLLKFAAIYGANASGKSNLVKAMDYMRRIVLFGFPVGYTDMYCKVDEANREKASYFEVEIMLGDKYFAYGFETILNQGKYISEWLVELTSDNREKLIFSRNIEDGTFEIGDTLRDKGLIEKLKMYAEDIQEDSEVLFLSIMNKNKKTLYQQYDEAAVFQDVYRWIKVNLDINYPNTLISDYSYLAESENVEEIYRMISAFGTGITGFKMVDVAPEKVLGNIPKAIRESILSEIEKKTVEMKNDENAKGFSVVMRSSKDFFILTIDRNEKVECKTIKFSHGKENVLFNISEESDGTIRILDLLVVLLSEENKTYVIDELDRCLHPSLTYKFVDTFLQLAAKRNIQLIVTTHESRLLDFDLLRRDEIWFVNKRNSGESDIYSLEEYNTRFDQKIDKAYLEGRYGGVPIFSTVFPVSERG; encoded by the coding sequence ATGCTGATCAGATTTAATGTAAAAAATTTCTTGTCATTTGCTGAAAGAGAAGACGGTGGCTCAGAAGAGTTTTCTATGATTGCAGGAAAAGTAAGGAATAAAAAAGAACATGTATATGATAATGAAAAAATAAAGTTATTAAAATTTGCAGCAATTTATGGGGCAAATGCTTCAGGAAAGTCCAATCTGGTGAAAGCTATGGATTACATGAGGCGAATAGTTTTATTTGGATTCCCTGTAGGATACACAGATATGTATTGTAAAGTAGATGAGGCAAATAGGGAAAAGGCAAGCTATTTTGAAGTAGAAATCATGCTGGGAGATAAATATTTTGCGTATGGGTTTGAAACGATTTTAAACCAAGGCAAATATATTTCAGAATGGTTGGTGGAGCTTACAAGCGATAATCGAGAAAAGTTGATTTTTAGCAGGAATATTGAAGATGGAACGTTTGAAATAGGAGATACACTGCGGGATAAGGGATTAATTGAAAAATTGAAAATGTATGCTGAGGATATTCAGGAAGATAGTGAAGTATTATTCCTTTCTATTATGAATAAGAATAAAAAAACATTGTATCAACAATATGATGAAGCAGCTGTTTTCCAAGATGTTTACAGATGGATAAAGGTTAATCTGGATATAAACTATCCAAATACTTTGATCTCAGATTATTCATATTTGGCAGAAAGCGAAAATGTTGAAGAAATTTACAGAATGATTTCTGCATTTGGAACGGGTATTACAGGTTTTAAAATGGTAGATGTGGCACCAGAGAAAGTGTTAGGAAATATTCCAAAGGCTATTCGTGAGAGTATACTTTCGGAAATTGAGAAAAAAACGGTAGAAATGAAGAATGATGAGAATGCTAAGGGATTTAGCGTTGTAATGCGGTCCTCAAAAGATTTTTTCATACTGACTATAGATAGGAATGAGAAAGTTGAGTGTAAGACGATAAAGTTTTCTCATGGAAAAGAAAATGTTTTATTTAATATATCTGAGGAATCGGATGGAACAATACGTATTTTGGATTTATTAGTAGTTTTGCTTTCAGAAGAGAATAAGACATATGTGATAGATGAATTAGACAGATGTCTGCATCCAAGTTTAACGTATAAATTTGTAGACACATTTTTGCAATTAGCGGCAAAGAGAAATATACAACTAATAGTGACAACCCATGAGTCGAGACTATTGGATTTTGATCTGCTGCGACGTGATGAAATCTGGTTTGTAAATAAAAGAAATTCAGGTGAAAGTGATATTTATTCTTTGGAAGAATATAATACACGATTTGATCAGAAAATTGATAAGGCCTATTTAGAAGGCAGATATGGAGGTGTTCCGATATTTAGTACGGTATTTCCTGTTAGTGAAAGGGGATAA
- a CDS encoding RloB family protein gives MREKRTFAERTKVLKSDEVRKQYFLIYEGSETEVIYFDAVRSLRGDIGINPLIELIPLIRSFSEDGWSNPKKILDRVIENLRESSPSSSWKQYGKSEGICLYL, from the coding sequence ATGCGAGAAAAGAGAACATTTGCAGAGAGAACAAAAGTATTAAAATCAGATGAAGTCAGAAAGCAATATTTTCTTATATATGAGGGATCGGAGACGGAAGTTATATATTTTGATGCAGTTCGCTCATTGCGTGGTGATATTGGAATAAACCCATTAATAGAATTAATTCCATTAATTCGTAGTTTTAGTGAGGATGGATGGAGCAATCCGAAGAAAATATTGGATAGGGTAATTGAGAATTTACGTGAAAGCAGTCCATCATCTTCATGGAAACAGTACGGAAAAAGTGAAGGCATTTGCCTATACCTGTAA